Proteins encoded together in one Streptomyces umbrinus window:
- a CDS encoding GntR family transcriptional regulator, which produces MDYPNDQHPAAPVRSGIPEHGRIPKYYAVKARISALVDELGEGGLLPTERDLSERYEVARETVRQAIRELVLEGRLRRQGRGTVVAGPKLEQPLSLASYTEGVRRQGRTPGRNLVTLDRFPCPEALAAETGLTRGEPVWHLERVLLADDERVGLESTYVSVARLPRLDADFDPDSSFYAYLHQQGIAFGDADERIETVLATPREALLIGTPPVLPMPWTTSAGSRATTSARPPPPASSRPRSTRANCSLRTAMSR; this is translated from the coding sequence GTGGACTACCCGAACGACCAGCACCCCGCGGCCCCCGTCCGATCCGGAATTCCGGAGCACGGCCGCATCCCGAAGTACTACGCGGTGAAGGCGCGGATCTCCGCCCTCGTCGACGAGCTCGGGGAGGGCGGGCTGCTCCCCACCGAGCGGGACCTGTCCGAGCGGTACGAGGTCGCGCGGGAGACCGTACGGCAGGCGATCCGTGAACTGGTGCTGGAGGGGCGGCTGCGGCGGCAGGGGCGCGGCACGGTCGTCGCGGGCCCGAAGCTGGAGCAGCCCCTGTCGCTCGCCAGCTACACCGAAGGCGTACGACGTCAGGGGCGTACCCCCGGCCGTAACCTCGTCACCCTCGACCGCTTCCCCTGCCCCGAAGCGCTCGCCGCCGAGACCGGGCTCACGCGCGGCGAGCCGGTCTGGCATCTGGAGCGCGTGCTGCTCGCGGACGACGAGCGGGTCGGCCTGGAAAGCACCTACGTCTCCGTGGCCCGCCTTCCCCGCCTGGACGCCGACTTCGACCCCGACTCCTCCTTCTACGCCTACCTCCACCAGCAGGGCATCGCCTTCGGAGACGCCGACGAACGCATCGAGACGGTGCTCGCCACCCCGCGCGAGGCCCTCCTCATCGGCACGCCACCCGTTCTTCCGATGCCATGGACTACCTCGGCAGGCTCCAGGGCAACAACGTCGGCCCGTCCGCCTCCACCGGCAAGCTCGCGCCCAAGGTCGACAAGGGCGAACTGCTCGTTGCGAACGGCGATGTCCAGATGA
- a CDS encoding polysaccharide deacetylase family protein: MAPRSVGGADPGPVGRLYGSEVRRIPTSSRSVALTFNAAWDETGVETALTVLRGRNVPATFFLTGRFAERHPGAARSMAAEHGIGNHSYSHPQFADLTRPEAEQEIMGADRAIRRATGAVPLPLFRFPYSATTPEGIAQANELGFADIEFTTDTNGYLGTAGGMTVQKVVDRVVDALTPGAIVQMHVGTAQGHGPALDVQALPRIIDTIHAHGYRIIDLRTVLE; encoded by the coding sequence GTGGCCCCACGGTCGGTGGGCGGCGCGGATCCGGGGCCGGTCGGGAGACTCTACGGTTCGGAGGTCCGCCGGATTCCCACCAGTAGCCGGTCGGTGGCGCTGACGTTCAACGCGGCGTGGGACGAGACGGGCGTGGAGACGGCCTTGACGGTGCTGCGCGGGCGGAACGTGCCGGCGACGTTCTTCTTGACGGGCAGGTTCGCCGAACGCCACCCCGGTGCGGCCCGGTCGATGGCGGCCGAGCACGGGATCGGCAACCACTCCTACAGCCATCCGCAGTTCGCAGACCTCACCCGCCCGGAGGCGGAGCAGGAGATCATGGGCGCGGACCGGGCGATCCGTCGGGCGACCGGGGCGGTACCGCTCCCGTTGTTCCGCTTCCCCTACAGCGCCACGACCCCGGAGGGCATCGCGCAGGCCAACGAACTGGGCTTCGCGGACATCGAGTTCACCACCGACACCAACGGCTACCTCGGAACCGCCGGCGGTATGACGGTCCAGAAGGTGGTCGACCGGGTCGTGGACGCCCTGACACCCGGGGCGATCGTGCAGATGCACGTCGGTACGGCCCAGGGGCACGGGCCTGCCCTCGACGTCCAGGCCCTCCCACGGATCATCGACACCATCCACGCCCACGGATACCGGATCATCGACCTGCGCACCGTCCTCGAATAG
- a CDS encoding inositol monophosphatase family protein yields the protein MSQELLAATVAAVRRAGARMMTRYSTESRQSGLPELLANLQANDAAVVDVLRPALAEAQPAAGWLNDEHGSGPLAKGEWWLIDPVGGNVNAVHGMPDWNIGVSLVRDGRPVLAVVYFPVHDEMFTATEGGGAFLNGVRLRVSVKTSLDGALAGTGQAQPGHDPELARRMGSAFTAMTNSALYVRVSVPVTHQLAQVAAGRMDLHWQFDNVRSHAAGVLLVQEAGGVVTDIEGKPWELAGESYLAAAPGVHAAALEVLAV from the coding sequence ATGAGCCAGGAACTGCTTGCCGCAACCGTCGCCGCCGTCCGCCGTGCCGGTGCCCGGATGATGACGCGCTATTCCACCGAGTCCCGTCAGTCCGGGCTTCCCGAACTGCTCGCGAACCTCCAGGCCAATGACGCGGCCGTCGTCGACGTGTTGCGCCCCGCGTTGGCCGAGGCGCAGCCCGCTGCGGGCTGGCTCAACGACGAACACGGATCGGGACCGCTGGCCAAGGGCGAGTGGTGGCTCATCGACCCGGTCGGCGGCAACGTCAACGCCGTGCACGGCATGCCCGACTGGAACATCGGCGTGAGCCTGGTCCGTGACGGGCGCCCGGTGCTGGCGGTGGTCTACTTCCCGGTCCACGACGAGATGTTCACCGCGACCGAAGGCGGCGGGGCGTTCCTCAACGGCGTACGGCTGCGGGTTTCGGTCAAGACGTCGTTGGACGGCGCACTGGCCGGGACGGGCCAGGCCCAGCCGGGTCACGACCCCGAACTCGCGCGGCGGATGGGCTCCGCCTTCACCGCGATGACGAACTCCGCCCTCTATGTACGGGTCTCCGTGCCTGTGACCCACCAGCTGGCCCAGGTCGCCGCGGGCCGGATGGACCTGCACTGGCAGTTCGACAACGTCCGGTCCCACGCGGCGGGTGTGCTGCTGGTGCAGGAGGCCGGAGGCGTCGTGACCGACATCGAGGGCAAACCGTGGGAACTGGCCGGCGAGAGCTACCTCGCCGCCGCACCGGGTGTGCACGCCGCCGCGCTGGAAGTCCTCGCCGTCTGA
- a CDS encoding LysR family transcriptional regulator has product MQLDLNLLTVLDALLEEGSVMGAAERLHLSSPAVSRTLGRLRAVTGDDILVRTGHSMTPTPYALSVREDVHRLVRQAHAVLSPIRELDLAELDRTFTIQCHDAVAASLVPVLVDRIQQQASGVQLRVLAENTVDTDDLRHGRVDLELGGGRPGLPEFRSEPLGEDRLVVAMRADHPCAAGLDLASYAAQPHVVISRRGRLTAPIDDVLAAEGLRRRVVAAVATVSTALQIAARGDALVTCTEILGRPLIEAFGLLARPLPVESPAATINCNWHQRYDSDPAHAWLREQVRASVEEITAR; this is encoded by the coding sequence ATGCAATTGGACTTGAATCTGCTGACCGTGCTGGACGCCCTGCTCGAAGAGGGAAGCGTGATGGGCGCGGCCGAGCGGCTGCACCTGTCCTCGCCCGCGGTCAGCCGCACCCTCGGCCGGCTTCGCGCCGTCACCGGGGACGACATCCTGGTGCGCACCGGCCACTCGATGACTCCCACCCCGTACGCGTTGTCGGTGCGGGAGGACGTGCACCGGCTGGTCAGACAGGCGCACGCGGTGCTCTCGCCGATCCGTGAGCTGGACCTGGCCGAGCTCGACCGCACCTTCACGATCCAGTGTCACGACGCGGTGGCCGCGTCACTGGTACCGGTACTGGTCGACAGGATCCAACAGCAGGCCTCCGGGGTGCAGTTGCGGGTGCTGGCTGAGAACACCGTCGACACCGACGACCTGCGGCACGGCCGCGTCGATCTGGAACTCGGTGGCGGCAGGCCCGGTCTGCCCGAGTTCCGGTCCGAGCCGCTCGGCGAGGACCGGCTCGTCGTGGCGATGCGCGCGGACCACCCCTGTGCCGCCGGACTCGACCTGGCCTCCTACGCGGCGCAGCCGCATGTGGTGATCTCCCGGCGTGGCCGCCTCACCGCGCCGATCGACGACGTGCTGGCCGCCGAAGGCCTGCGGCGCCGGGTGGTCGCGGCGGTGGCGACGGTGTCCACCGCCCTGCAGATCGCCGCCCGTGGCGATGCCCTGGTCACCTGCACGGAGATCCTCGGCCGCCCGCTCATCGAGGCGTTCGGGCTGCTCGCGCGGCCGCTGCCGGTCGAGTCCCCGGCGGCGACGATCAACTGCAACTGGCACCAGCGCTACGATTCCGACCCCGCCCACGCCTGGCTCCGCGAGCAGGTCCGGGCGTCGGTCGAGGAGATCACCGCCCGCTGA
- a CDS encoding NAD(P)-dependent oxidoreductase: MNLTVLAASGQTGIALTRQALRRGHTVTAIARDPEKIALPDSPKLRKVAGDVNDAASIAAVMDGDSVVLSALGTDRAGTLLAGARAVVAAGPRRVIWLGAYGTGRSAEVAGEGAGVLAKVLGDRLPDKVEADNTVLAAGGTVFHAGMLADGPESPRRRTVGLESAPPFDLGAKVSRETVAAAMLDEAEAPGFPGAVALPLAE, encoded by the coding sequence ATGAACCTCACCGTCCTCGCGGCCTCCGGCCAGACCGGAATCGCCCTCACCCGACAGGCGCTGCGACGTGGTCACACCGTGACCGCCATCGCGCGCGATCCCGAGAAGATCGCCCTGCCCGACTCCCCGAAGCTGCGCAAAGTGGCCGGCGACGTGAACGACGCGGCGAGTATCGCCGCCGTCATGGACGGGGACTCCGTGGTCCTTTCCGCGCTCGGTACGGACCGGGCCGGGACTCTTCTGGCCGGTGCCCGGGCCGTCGTCGCCGCCGGCCCGCGGCGCGTCATCTGGCTCGGTGCCTACGGCACGGGCAGGTCGGCCGAAGTGGCGGGGGAGGGCGCGGGCGTGCTCGCCAAGGTGCTGGGCGACCGGCTTCCGGACAAGGTCGAGGCCGACAACACCGTTCTCGCCGCCGGGGGCACCGTCTTCCACGCCGGGATGCTTGCCGACGGGCCGGAAAGCCCCCGTCGGCGCACGGTCGGCCTGGAGTCCGCGCCTCCCTTCGACCTCGGTGCGAAGGTCAGCCGGGAAACCGTCGCCGCGGCGATGCTCGACGAAGCCGAGGCGCCTGGTTTCCCCGGTGCCGTGGCCCTGCCGTTGGCGGAGTAG
- a CDS encoding aromatic ring-hydroxylating dioxygenase subunit alpha — MPHMTAFARNQWYVAAYAHEVGRELLGRTVLGEPLVFYRTEDEGRPVALHDRCVHRRYPLSESGLDGDRIVCGYHGFTYDTTGTCVYVPGQKRVPRTARVASYPVVEQDALIWVWIGDPALADPETIPRARHLDSPGWVTVSGMEPIDADYGLLVDNLLDLSHETYLHGGYIGTPEVAETPITTEVDEGAGIVRVSRHMDDAECPPFYAKSTGIKGRITRWQDIEYHAPCLYLLHSRIAPVGVVPEADGSDPNGFHTEITYAITPSADGKVYDFWMVSRDWATDDAEVTEFLRGNNHTVVMQDVDALNLLQKTLGTERTGYQELSINIDTGGLAARRILARLVEEGEKPMEKVQ, encoded by the coding sequence ATGCCTCACATGACCGCATTCGCCAGGAACCAGTGGTACGTCGCCGCCTACGCCCACGAAGTGGGGCGGGAGTTGCTCGGTCGGACGGTTCTCGGGGAGCCGCTCGTCTTCTACCGCACCGAGGACGAGGGACGGCCGGTCGCCCTGCACGACCGTTGCGTGCACCGTCGCTATCCGCTCTCCGAGAGCGGGCTCGACGGCGACCGGATCGTCTGCGGCTATCACGGCTTCACGTACGACACGACGGGGACGTGCGTGTACGTGCCCGGTCAGAAGCGTGTCCCCCGTACCGCCCGGGTCGCCTCCTACCCGGTGGTCGAGCAGGACGCCCTGATCTGGGTGTGGATAGGCGACCCGGCGCTCGCCGACCCGGAGACCATTCCGCGGGCCAGGCACCTGGACTCCCCCGGCTGGGTCACCGTCAGCGGGATGGAGCCGATCGACGCCGACTACGGCCTCCTCGTCGACAACCTCCTCGACCTGTCCCACGAGACGTATCTGCACGGCGGCTACATCGGCACCCCCGAGGTCGCCGAGACGCCGATCACCACCGAGGTGGACGAGGGTGCGGGCATCGTCCGGGTCAGCCGGCACATGGACGACGCCGAGTGCCCGCCGTTCTATGCCAAGTCGACCGGTATCAAAGGGCGGATCACCCGCTGGCAGGACATCGAGTACCACGCGCCGTGTCTGTATCTCCTGCACAGCCGGATCGCCCCGGTCGGTGTGGTGCCCGAGGCTGACGGCAGCGACCCGAACGGCTTCCACACGGAGATCACGTACGCCATCACGCCGTCCGCCGACGGCAAGGTGTACGACTTCTGGATGGTCTCGCGCGACTGGGCGACCGACGACGCCGAGGTCACCGAGTTCCTGCGGGGCAACAACCACACCGTCGTGATGCAGGACGTGGACGCGCTCAACCTGCTGCAGAAGACGCTGGGTACGGAGCGGACCGGCTACCAGGAGCTGAGCATCAACATCGACACCGGTGGTCTGGCCGCCCGCCGGATCCTCGCCCGGCTGGTCGAGGAGGGCGAGAAGCCCATGGAGAAGGTCCAGTGA
- a CDS encoding PDR/VanB family oxidoreductase, producing the protein MTSYEAELVVERRDLAAEGVLALTLRHPLGEELPAWEPGAHIDVILGPDLERQYSLCGDPADRRSWRVAVLREPDGRGGSAHVHGQLEAGDKVRVRGPRNHFALQPSPRYRFVAGGIGITPILPMLAEAEAAGAEWTLLYGGRTRNSMAFVEELSSYGDKVRIAPQDEAGLLDLASELGTPQPDTLVYCCGPGPLLDAVEERCAQWPKGSLHVERFQPKVQETGADTEFEVVLERSGHTLTVPADVSVLDTVRSAGVEVLFSCTEGTCGTCETDVLEGTPDHRDSVLTDEEREAGETMLICVSRCQGKRLVLDL; encoded by the coding sequence ATGACCTCCTACGAAGCCGAACTCGTCGTCGAGCGACGGGACTTGGCCGCCGAAGGCGTGCTCGCCCTCACCCTCCGCCATCCGCTCGGCGAGGAGCTGCCTGCCTGGGAACCGGGCGCCCACATCGATGTGATCCTGGGCCCGGACCTGGAGCGGCAGTACTCCCTGTGCGGCGATCCGGCCGACCGGCGCTCCTGGCGCGTCGCGGTCCTGCGGGAACCCGACGGACGCGGCGGATCCGCCCATGTGCACGGCCAGTTGGAGGCGGGCGACAAGGTCCGCGTGCGCGGCCCGCGCAACCACTTCGCCCTCCAGCCCTCGCCGCGCTACCGCTTCGTCGCGGGCGGCATCGGCATCACCCCGATCCTGCCGATGCTGGCGGAGGCCGAGGCGGCGGGCGCGGAGTGGACACTGCTGTACGGCGGCCGTACGCGCAACTCCATGGCGTTCGTTGAGGAGTTGAGCTCGTACGGGGACAAGGTACGCATCGCCCCGCAGGACGAGGCCGGGCTGCTCGACCTCGCCTCCGAGCTGGGCACCCCGCAGCCCGACACGCTCGTCTACTGCTGCGGTCCCGGTCCGCTGCTGGACGCCGTGGAGGAGCGGTGCGCGCAGTGGCCGAAGGGCTCACTGCACGTCGAGCGGTTCCAGCCCAAGGTCCAGGAGACGGGCGCGGACACGGAGTTCGAGGTGGTCCTGGAGCGCTCGGGCCACACCCTCACCGTCCCCGCGGACGTCTCCGTCCTCGACACCGTACGGTCCGCGGGGGTCGAGGTGCTCTTCTCCTGCACCGAGGGCACCTGCGGGACCTGCGAGACGGACGTCCTCGAAGGCACCCCGGACCACCGGGACTCGGTACTCACGGACGAGGAGCGGGAGGCCGGCGAGACCATGCTCATCTGTGTGTCCCGGTGCCAAGGGAAGCGCCTGGTGCTCGACCTGTGA
- a CDS encoding IclR family transcriptional regulator domain-containing protein yields MPAGAREPHFVRSFERGLAVIRAFDADHPELTLSEVARLTGLTRAAARRFLLTLLDLGYVTTDGRMFRLTPRVLELGYSYLSSFTLPEIAEPHLEQLVAQIRESSSLCVLDGDDIVYVARVPTRRIMTATITVGTRFPAHVTSVGRVLLAQLPDEEIDARIVRADLHALTARTIVSAGLLRTELRRVRRQGYAIVDQELEEGLRSVAVPVRDRDGEVVAAVNIPVHASRNSVDSVRRDLLPHLLATVARIEADLGAVRRVRSETR; encoded by the coding sequence ATGCCTGCTGGAGCCCGCGAACCTCATTTCGTCCGTTCCTTCGAGCGCGGCCTCGCGGTCATCCGCGCCTTCGACGCCGACCACCCGGAACTGACGCTCAGTGAGGTGGCGCGGCTCACCGGCCTCACCCGCGCGGCGGCCCGCCGCTTCCTGCTGACACTCCTCGACCTGGGGTACGTGACGACGGACGGGCGGATGTTCCGGCTCACCCCGCGCGTCCTCGAACTGGGCTACTCGTACCTGTCCAGTTTCACCCTGCCGGAGATCGCCGAGCCGCATCTGGAGCAACTCGTCGCGCAGATAAGGGAGTCGTCGTCCCTGTGCGTCCTCGACGGCGACGACATCGTGTACGTGGCACGGGTGCCCACGCGCCGCATCATGACCGCGACGATCACGGTCGGCACCCGCTTCCCGGCCCATGTGACCTCCGTGGGGCGGGTGTTGCTCGCGCAGCTGCCGGACGAGGAGATCGACGCCCGGATCGTCCGCGCGGACCTGCATGCCCTGACGGCCCGCACGATCGTCTCGGCCGGCCTGCTGCGCACCGAACTGCGCCGGGTCCGCCGACAGGGGTACGCGATCGTCGACCAGGAACTGGAGGAGGGGCTGCGCTCGGTCGCCGTCCCGGTGCGTGACCGGGACGGCGAGGTGGTGGCGGCGGTCAACATCCCCGTGCACGCGAGCCGCAATTCCGTCGACTCCGTGCGCCGTGACCTGCTGCCGCATCTGCTGGCCACGGTCGCCCGGATCGAGGCGGACCTGGGGGCTGTGCGGCGGGTCAGGTCGGAGACGCGGTAG
- a CDS encoding ABC transporter substrate-binding protein → MRRLLIGLAAGAVFVAATACGSSDSSGSDDDKASGGTTTIKAGVIPIIDVAPLYLGQSKGFYSKRGIKLSLTSAQGGAAIVPGVVSGQFDFGFSNMTSLLVAQSKNMPVKAVSNGVASTGKQGADFAELAVKKGSPLKSAKDVEGKKVAANTLNNICDTSVKESVRKDGGDPSKVEFVEMPFDQMPAALANGQVDAACVVEPALATIKSQGGTSIASLFVDVSPDLTVAMYFTSQQYAQKNPETLKKFQEATAESLAYADSHPDEAREIIATYTKIPKNLLETLTLPRWLAEPNRASIERLSELGVQDGLFKKAPDLDKLLP, encoded by the coding sequence ATGCGTCGTCTGCTCATCGGCCTCGCGGCCGGAGCCGTGTTCGTCGCCGCGACGGCCTGCGGTTCGTCCGACTCCTCCGGGTCGGACGACGACAAGGCGTCCGGCGGTACCACCACGATCAAGGCCGGCGTCATCCCCATCATCGACGTCGCGCCTCTCTACCTGGGCCAGTCGAAGGGCTTCTACAGCAAACGCGGCATCAAGCTGTCGCTGACGAGCGCGCAGGGCGGCGCGGCGATCGTGCCCGGTGTCGTCTCCGGCCAGTTCGACTTCGGCTTCAGCAACATGACGTCGCTGCTGGTCGCCCAGTCCAAGAACATGCCGGTCAAGGCCGTGTCGAACGGTGTCGCGTCCACCGGCAAGCAGGGCGCCGACTTCGCGGAACTCGCCGTGAAGAAGGGCAGCCCCCTCAAGTCCGCCAAGGACGTGGAGGGCAAGAAGGTCGCCGCCAACACGCTCAACAACATCTGTGACACCTCGGTCAAGGAGTCGGTGCGCAAGGACGGCGGCGACCCGTCCAAGGTCGAGTTCGTGGAGATGCCCTTCGACCAGATGCCGGCCGCGCTCGCGAACGGCCAGGTGGACGCGGCCTGTGTGGTGGAGCCCGCGCTCGCCACCATCAAGTCCCAGGGCGGCACCAGCATCGCATCGCTCTTCGTCGACGTGTCGCCCGACCTCACCGTGGCCATGTACTTCACCTCCCAGCAGTACGCCCAGAAGAACCCGGAGACGCTGAAGAAGTTCCAGGAGGCGACCGCCGAGTCCCTCGCGTACGCCGACAGCCACCCGGACGAGGCCCGCGAGATCATCGCCACGTACACGAAGATCCCGAAGAACCTCCTGGAGACGCTGACCCTGCCCCGGTGGCTGGCCGAGCCGAACCGCGCCTCCATCGAGCGGCTGTCCGAACTGGGCGTGCAGGACGGTCTGTTCAAGAAGGCCCCGGACCTGGACAAGCTGCTTCCGTGA